ATTTACAATCCTGAATTAAAGAAACATACGCACAACCTCAGAGTAATTAAGAAAATTATTTAATTTCCATTTTTCGCGTAGCAACTTCTAAAAAAGCAAAATGACTAAAATTGAATTATCAAAAACAGGCTTTCAAATTAATGGTACAACCATCGAATTCCCAATTGGCATCACAATTTTACAAGAAGCTTTAGGAAATTCCAGATACGTTAAAAAAAAATACAATCATATCTACACCTGGGACGATCAAGGCATAATGGCTTTTTCAAAAGAAGGAGACAAAGTAGAAAGTCTTGCGATTGAATTTGAAGTTAAAGAATATGATTATTGTGCAAAAAACATTTTTACCGGAGAATTTATTTTCGAAGGAGAAGAATTGTTTCACTACTACGAAAACAACAAAAAACAGCTTGTAAAACTTTTTAAAGGTGACAGAAGCGGTGCTTTTATTTTAAACGGAATTAGCGTTTGGTTTGACAAAGAAGACGGCAAAATCACAAGTTTAAGCATTTCCCCACGTGAGGAAGAAGAAAAAAAAGTTTCAGCTCCTGTTGATCCCGAATTCAAATTCTTTCAGCCACTTTGGAAAGAATGGATTTCTGAAATCAATAAAATTATTTCTGAGAACAATGATTATTACAATCTTGCAGAAGGAATTTCAGAAGAAGACATCAACAATCACTCGGTTATTGAAGATGAAATAAAAATGCCTCTTACGCTAGTAAATTTCTACAAAGTACATAATGTTGATTATGATGCTGTAACTTCAACTTTTCAGATTTTAATCAATAATTGGCCTTACGAATTAATTCCTTTTCAAGACATTGCAGAAGAATGGAATTCAATACAAGATCTACAATTTGATGAAGACGATTTACCGGAACAGGAAATTGACTTCGAAAAAATCAATACAACCAATTACGCCAATCCAAAATGGATTCCGTTTGCCACAGGAAGAAACGGCGATTATTTACTTTTTGATACCGATCCTGCTTCAAAAGGAAAATATGGACAAATCATCGAACTTCAAAACGAATCCTGGTCTAGAGATATCGTTGCAGAATCGTTAGAAGAATTAATTCAAAACGAAATCAACAACCTAAAAACCGGCAAAACCAAGCATTTTGATTTTATCATTGGTAAACAGAATTAAAGCACGCGGACAAAACAGATTCGCTTTCGCGAAGACGCAGATTTTTACGGATTTTATTTTTTATTTCTCTCACAGATTTAGCAGATAAAACAGATTTTTAAAATGCTTAATCATAATCATCTTGTCCAAATATTATAATGTCATTTTTTCGAATAATAAAGAAACAAGCAAACCAGCCAATGTGATATTCACCCCATGGCATTGTTGAAACAATTATTCTATCAGTTACATCATTCAATAATTGATCAACAAAATCTTGAATCATAGTTTTAATTTCTTGTTCAGAATAATTTATTCTTTTATAACAAGAGCCTACAATAGCTAAACTTAACAAGTTTCTTTTAAATTCTTCACTATTAATCTCAAAAAGCCCAATTTTTCTAAAACTTTCTAACGAATTAAAATCCATTGAAAACTCTGTAAAAAAAACATCGTCATTATATCTCCATTTTTTGTCTATGTCTTTATGTTTGAGTAATTCATAGATAAAATCATGAATTTGATTATTAGCTTCAATTCGAATTAATCCTCCTGTATTTTGATTTTTTACTTCGTTTATTTCTTTACTAATACTCCCTGAAAAAACTAAAGAAGATTTCGTTCCAATCCGCTTAAAAATAATTCCTTTATTAAAAGATAAACTTGAATAAACTGAATAGAATTTTGTCGATTCTAACTTTGAATTATCTAATTCTAATAAATCTAAATCGTTAATTTTCATAGTTATATTTGTAAATGGAAACAAAAAATTAGTGAAATTCGCGTAATTCGTGGCTAAAAAACTAAGCACTCAATCGAATCGTCTTCCTAAACTCAGAAGGACTATACCCCTTTTGCTTTCTAAAGAATTTATTAAAATGGCTTTCATCCGTAAAACCAAATTCATACGCAATCTCATTAATGCGTTTATCACTAAACTGCAAGCGATGTTCTATCAGTTTGGTTTTGTAATTACTGATATATTGCTGCATTGTTTCGCTCGCATGTTTCTTAAAATAACGCCCTAAATAGGTATTCGAAATTCCGAAATAATCACTGATTGATTCGGCTTTGATTTTCTCCGGATAATAAATATTGTTCTGAATGTATTGCAGAATATCCATCGCTTTAGCCTCTGTATCAATAGTAACCTGTTCCGGAAGATATTTTGCAATATTTCTGGCCACAATAATAATCAGTGTATTAACCAATTGCTGAATCAATTCCTGATTGTAAATATCCTTATCGTTTTTTTCCCGGCAAATGGCTTCAATCATCACCTTTACCAGACATTTATCAGGATCATTTTTCAAAATGCAGCCCGGCTGATGGTTTGCATTTTGCAGAATATATTCCAGCCGCTGAATATTTTCATTCTGCAGACTTGAATTTTTTAAATAAATATCATTAAACCTCAAAAAGAAAAATTTCGTTTCGGTTTCGATTGTAAAATTATGGCAATCATCAGGCGTCAATAAAAACAAATGTCCAGGGTCATAACTAAAAATATTTTTATTGATACATTGAGAACCTGTACCCTCCAAAATATAAACCAGTTCGAAAAAATTATGACGATCGCCTACATCCGGATATTCGCTCAGCGTTTCAAAGGAAACCGTAAAAGGTTCATATAAATTTTCTTTTTTCATGTAGAAATTATTTGAAGTTGCAAATATACCTAAAAAACACAAAAATATACCAATTAACAATCACAAAAACAGTATAATTTTGCTTCATCAATTTTTTAAAAAAAAAATCACCATTATGGAATATAGAAAATTAGGCAGCTCAGAACTTGAATTATCAACCATCACTTACGGTGCTTTTGCAATTGGCGGAACTATGTGGGCAGGAACAGATAAAAAAGATTCAATCGACTCTATTCACGCCTCAATCGATCACGGGGTTACCACAATCGACACCGCTCCTTTTTACGGATTCGGCTTAAGCGAAGAAATGATTGGCGAAGCTGTCAAAAGTCACGATCGTTCAAAAATTCAGTTATTGACTAAATTCGGTTTGGTTTGGGACGGAAGCAATAACGGAAAAGGCGATTACTTTTTTGATGCCGATGACAACGGTAAAAAAGTGCCGATTTACAAATATTCATCCAAACAAAATGTAATCAAAGAAATCGAAGAAAGCCTAAAACGACTTCAGACTGATTATATCGATTTACTGCAGATTCATTGGCCGGACATTACAACACCAATTTCTGAAACAATGGAAGCCGTTGAAACGCTAATTCAACAAGGAAAAATCAGAGCATTTGGCGTTAGCAATTATAATGTTGCTCAAATTCAGGAAGCACAAAAAACAGTTCAGGTTGTTTCTAACCAAGTTGCCTACAGTATGCTAAACCGTAAAATTGAAGAGGAATTAATTCCGTTTACCATCGCAGAAAACATCGGAATCATTGCTTACAGTCCAATGGAAAGAGGTTTACTGACCGGAAAATATTTCTTAGACAGCAAATTAAAAGAAAACGATCATAGAAACGGTTATTTCGGGAAATTTGACCTTCAGCAAGTCAAAACCTTAATCGAAGAATTGAGTTCTTTAGCCCATTCTAAACACGTTTCAATTTCGCAGTTAGTTTTACGCTGGACGACTTTACAAAAAGGAATTGCAATAGTTTTAGCCGGAGCCAGAAACGCAGAACAAGCCATTTCAAATGCCAAAACAATGGATTTCGATTTATCAGCTTCAGAATTGGATTTCATCAATCAGGCGATTTCAAAAGTGAAATAACACTTTAGTTAAATATTTAAACACATAAAAACATAGTTTTACTTTGCGTTCAAAGGCGTTTCACTTGCATCAATTCACATAGCTATGTGTTTGAAACTAGTTTCTTTCTACTTCCTTTTCCAGAAACAAAAAAATCTATGTCTCTATGTGTTTAAAAAAATCTCAGTCATTTATATAATCTGGGTGTGCCCCGCAGAAAAAGCGGGTCGGGCTATCCGTTACAATCTTTTGTGGCAAACCACGCCACAAAAGGATTTCCACTTCTATCCCTCACACATCCGCTTTTCAAAAGAAGTAACAATTAAAATGAAAAAGATATTTATAATCAACGGCGGACAAAAATTCGCACATTCAGGTGGACAATTCAATCAGACCGTTCAGGACTGGACAGTTGAATTTCTTTCTAAAAACAACGATTACCAAATCAAAACAACTCGGGTTGAAGACGAAATTGATCTTCAAAAAGAAGTAGAAAAATTCGTCTGGGCAGATTTAATCATTTACCATACACCGGTTTGGTGGTTTCAATTGCCAAATCTTTTCAAAAAGTACATTGACGATGTCTTCACACACGGACATAACAACGGAATCTACAAAAGCGACGGAAGAAGCCGCGTAAATCCCAACATCAATTACGGAACCGGCGGACTTTTACACGGTCGCAAATACATGCTTACCACGAGCTGGAATGCGCCTGCAACGGCTTTTACACTTCCGGGAGAATTTTTCGAAGAAACTTCTGTTGATGATGGTGTCATGTTTGGTTTTCACAAAATGAACAAATTTACAGGAATGGAAAAAGTAAACGGATTTCATTTTCATGATGTCGAAAAAGGCGCAACACCTGAAAATATTGTTATCTTTAAAGAAAATTATACCAATCATTTAAAAGAAATTCTTAAAACTTTATAATCATGATTTCAATTACTGCCATTTTCAAAGGTAAACCGGAACATAACGATCAAATACAAAAGATGATGCATCATCTGGTTACAGAAACCAGAAAAGAAGCTGCCTGTGTCCGTTAC
The Flavobacterium flavigenum genome window above contains:
- a CDS encoding SMI1/KNR4 family protein, with the protein product MTKIELSKTGFQINGTTIEFPIGITILQEALGNSRYVKKKYNHIYTWDDQGIMAFSKEGDKVESLAIEFEVKEYDYCAKNIFTGEFIFEGEELFHYYENNKKQLVKLFKGDRSGAFILNGISVWFDKEDGKITSLSISPREEEEKKVSAPVDPEFKFFQPLWKEWISEINKIISENNDYYNLAEGISEEDINNHSVIEDEIKMPLTLVNFYKVHNVDYDAVTSTFQILINNWPYELIPFQDIAEEWNSIQDLQFDEDDLPEQEIDFEKINTTNYANPKWIPFATGRNGDYLLFDTDPASKGKYGQIIELQNESWSRDIVAESLEELIQNEINNLKTGKTKHFDFIIGKQN
- a CDS encoding AraC family transcriptional regulator, whose translation is MKKENLYEPFTVSFETLSEYPDVGDRHNFFELVYILEGTGSQCINKNIFSYDPGHLFLLTPDDCHNFTIETETKFFFLRFNDIYLKNSSLQNENIQRLEYILQNANHQPGCILKNDPDKCLVKVMIEAICREKNDKDIYNQELIQQLVNTLIIIVARNIAKYLPEQVTIDTEAKAMDILQYIQNNIYYPEKIKAESISDYFGISNTYLGRYFKKHASETMQQYISNYKTKLIEHRLQFSDKRINEIAYEFGFTDESHFNKFFRKQKGYSPSEFRKTIRLSA
- a CDS encoding aldo/keto reductase translates to MEYRKLGSSELELSTITYGAFAIGGTMWAGTDKKDSIDSIHASIDHGVTTIDTAPFYGFGLSEEMIGEAVKSHDRSKIQLLTKFGLVWDGSNNGKGDYFFDADDNGKKVPIYKYSSKQNVIKEIEESLKRLQTDYIDLLQIHWPDITTPISETMEAVETLIQQGKIRAFGVSNYNVAQIQEAQKTVQVVSNQVAYSMLNRKIEEELIPFTIAENIGIIAYSPMERGLLTGKYFLDSKLKENDHRNGYFGKFDLQQVKTLIEELSSLAHSKHVSISQLVLRWTTLQKGIAIVLAGARNAEQAISNAKTMDFDLSASELDFINQAISKVK
- a CDS encoding NAD(P)H-dependent oxidoreductase, with translation MKKIFIINGGQKFAHSGGQFNQTVQDWTVEFLSKNNDYQIKTTRVEDEIDLQKEVEKFVWADLIIYHTPVWWFQLPNLFKKYIDDVFTHGHNNGIYKSDGRSRVNPNINYGTGGLLHGRKYMLTTSWNAPATAFTLPGEFFEETSVDDGVMFGFHKMNKFTGMEKVNGFHFHDVEKGATPENIVIFKENYTNHLKEILKTL